The following proteins are encoded in a genomic region of Alistipes shahii WAL 8301:
- a CDS encoding S8 family peptidase, translating into MFNNHDDLHLYNVSYNAHTGGIPSGLYGDHGTKVAGVIGATANNGKGIAGVASGVKIMPISICYTDNELGIAASTTTNFANAIRFAANNGARVINNSWSFDTSSPISEINNAITYAHGKGCIVVFSSGNKGSAVSQPAAGAPSATLVVGAIDRNGYKSDFSGYGSSLDVVAPGREIWTTDVTGGYTCVSGTSFAAPHVSGIVALIWATDPDLSVWRVRNIIEQTTRKIGGNTYGVDPLRLNGLWNQFVGYGLVNAYAAVSAVSRPAPTAPNIGTSLSEVEPGDLSMMGLGYDKWNIAYLARGEGQATCSIENYDSSVTYVWSSTLPPYTGEGFTFTVDFASDTDEPVLHDIECRVLKNGLSTSSGVHLALIPQGYSY; encoded by the coding sequence GTGTTTAATAACCATGATGATTTACATTTGTATAATGTCAGTTACAACGCTCACACGGGAGGAATTCCAAGTGGGCTATACGGAGATCACGGCACAAAGGTTGCCGGTGTTATCGGAGCCACGGCTAATAATGGCAAAGGCATTGCAGGCGTTGCATCCGGAGTGAAAATCATGCCCATCAGTATTTGTTATACTGATAACGAGCTTGGCATAGCTGCCTCCACCACGACCAATTTTGCGAATGCAATTCGGTTTGCCGCAAATAATGGTGCGCGCGTAATTAATAATTCATGGTCATTTGATACATCTTCTCCAATATCCGAAATCAATAATGCTATAACATATGCTCATGGTAAAGGATGCATCGTTGTTTTTTCATCGGGCAATAAAGGCAGTGCTGTATCACAGCCGGCAGCGGGAGCACCTTCTGCAACGTTAGTAGTAGGTGCAATAGATCGGAATGGGTACAAATCGGATTTCTCCGGTTATGGTTCTTCATTGGATGTTGTCGCTCCCGGGCGTGAAATCTGGACAACAGATGTGACCGGTGGATATACTTGTGTGTCGGGCACATCTTTTGCTGCTCCCCATGTTTCCGGCATCGTGGCTTTGATATGGGCAACGGATCCCGATCTTTCGGTATGGCGGGTACGCAATATTATCGAACAAACTACCCGAAAGATCGGCGGCAACACTTATGGTGTCGATCCGCTTCGATTGAACGGATTATGGAACCAATTTGTGGGTTATGGTCTGGTAAATGCCTATGCAGCTGTATCAGCGGTTTCGAGGCCCGCTCCCACCGCTCCAAACATCGGGACTTCATTGTCGGAGGTGGAACCCGGCGATCTTTCGATGATGGGTTTGGGGTATGATAAATGGAATATAGCGTATTTGGCCCGTGGAGAAGGGCAAGCAACGTGTTCTATTGAAAATTACGATTCTTCTGTCACTTATGTATGGAGCAGCACCCTGCCTCCGTACACGGGTGAGGGCTTCACATTTACCGTTGATTTTGCGTCGGATACCGATGAACCCGTACTTCACGATATCGAATGTCGGGTGTTGAAAAATGGTCTATCCACATCTTCCGGGGTACATCTGGCATTGATTCCGCAAGGGTACTCTTACTAA
- a CDS encoding GtrA family protein: protein MSRVAMMLRRLYESPFVRFAVVGGVATAVNYAVYVVLVRCFDDLWPALAYFCAFCVSIVCNFLLSSYFTFRVRPSARRAVRFLTAHLINLVNELVLLEIWLWAGVPKLYAPLCVFLVAFPVNFLMVRFALRGRLKS from the coding sequence ATGAGTAGGGTAGCGATGATGCTCCGGAGGCTCTATGAGAGTCCGTTCGTGCGCTTCGCCGTGGTGGGAGGCGTCGCCACGGCGGTCAATTACGCCGTTTACGTCGTGCTGGTGCGGTGTTTCGACGACCTCTGGCCGGCCCTTGCCTATTTTTGCGCCTTCTGCGTCAGCATCGTCTGCAACTTTCTGCTGTCGAGCTATTTCACCTTTCGGGTACGGCCCTCTGCCCGCCGTGCCGTGCGGTTCCTGACGGCCCACCTCATCAACCTTGTGAACGAACTCGTACTGCTCGAAATCTGGCTGTGGGCGGGCGTTCCGAAACTCTATGCGCCGCTGTGCGTTTTTCTGGTCGCCTTTCCGGTCAATTTCCTGATGGTGCGCTTCGCCCTGCGCGGGCGTTTGAAATCCTGA
- a CDS encoding thioesterase family protein: MLEKGLSARSAATVAAGNTAAAMGSGDLAVFATPAMVALMENAAMTAVAGELPEGATTVGSEMNVTHIKPSGLGAEITATAVLAEVEGRKLTFNVGARDAEGLIGEGIHVRYIVDREKFMAKVK, translated from the coding sequence ATGCTTGAAAAAGGACTTTCCGCCCGCAGCGCCGCAACCGTCGCCGCCGGCAACACGGCCGCCGCGATGGGTTCGGGCGACCTTGCGGTTTTCGCCACCCCCGCGATGGTGGCGCTGATGGAGAACGCCGCCATGACGGCCGTTGCCGGCGAACTTCCCGAAGGCGCGACCACCGTCGGCTCCGAGATGAACGTCACGCACATCAAGCCGTCGGGACTTGGCGCCGAAATCACCGCCACGGCCGTGCTTGCTGAAGTCGAGGGGCGCAAACTGACCTTCAACGTCGGGGCCCGCGACGCCGAGGGGCTGATCGGCGAGGGCATCCATGTCCGCTACATCGTCGACCGGGAAAAATTCATGGCCAAGGTAAAGTAA
- a CDS encoding polysaccharide deacetylase family protein — protein MTVTLGFDVEEFDFPLERGRGIDFGTQLAVSSEGLEFLLDLLARLELRATFYTTANFALHRTDLVRRIVAGGHEVASHDYYHGLTAGSDPAGSRRTLEELTGQRIVGYRAPRLAAASSAALAAAGYRYNSSINPTWIPTRYNNLRAPCSVSREEGLTIYPVSVSAPFRVPLFWISLHVMPLPLYKLLCRSALRRDGHLNLYFHPWEFSARLREPAFGVPGYLTHCSGTDLQRKFIRLLEWLKARGCRFLTTREYLGCDE, from the coding sequence ATGACTGTGACACTCGGTTTCGACGTCGAGGAGTTCGATTTTCCGCTCGAAAGGGGCCGCGGAATCGATTTCGGCACCCAGCTTGCGGTCAGCTCCGAGGGGCTGGAGTTCCTGCTGGACCTGCTCGCGCGGCTGGAGCTGCGGGCCACGTTTTACACGACGGCCAATTTTGCCCTCCACCGCACGGACCTTGTCCGCCGCATCGTCGCCGGAGGCCACGAGGTGGCTTCGCATGACTATTACCACGGGCTGACCGCCGGGTCGGACCCTGCCGGCAGCCGGCGGACGCTCGAAGAGCTGACCGGACAGCGCATTGTCGGCTACCGTGCCCCGCGGCTGGCCGCCGCTTCGTCCGCGGCGCTCGCGGCGGCGGGGTACAGGTACAATTCGTCGATCAATCCGACGTGGATTCCGACGCGCTACAACAACCTCCGGGCCCCGTGCTCCGTGTCGCGGGAGGAGGGGCTCACGATCTATCCGGTTTCGGTCTCCGCGCCTTTCCGCGTGCCGCTGTTTTGGATTTCGCTCCACGTCATGCCGCTGCCGCTCTACAAACTGCTGTGCCGCAGCGCCCTGCGCCGCGACGGGCACCTGAACCTCTATTTCCATCCGTGGGAGTTTTCCGCACGGCTGCGCGAGCCGGCTTTCGGTGTTCCGGGCTATCTTACGCATTGTTCGGGGACGGACCTGCAACGGAAATTCATCCGGCTGCTGGAGTGGCTGAAAGCCCGCGGCTGTCGGTTTTTGACCACCCGCGAATACCTCGGATGCGATGAGTAG
- the era gene encoding GTPase Era, translating into MHRSGFVNIIGNPNVGKSTLMNALVGEKLSIITSKAQTTRHRIMGIVSGEDFQIVYSDTPGILKPSYKLQESMMKFVTGALTDADVILYVTDTVEQSERSAEIVDSIRRSGIPTVVVINKIDLSTPEALEALVDKWQAEIPGAQVVPTSAKENFNIEGLFRTILSLLPEGPAFYPKDTLTDKTLRFFASEIIREKILKFYDKEIPYCCEIEIESYKEEPTIDRIAATIYVARDSQKGILIGHKGEKLKRVGQTAREDMEQFLGKKVFLQLFVKVSDDWRNNERQLRRFGYEQE; encoded by the coding sequence ATGCACCGTTCCGGCTTCGTAAATATCATCGGCAATCCCAACGTGGGCAAATCGACGCTGATGAACGCCCTCGTGGGCGAAAAACTCTCGATCATCACCTCCAAGGCGCAGACCACACGCCACCGCATCATGGGCATCGTCTCGGGCGAGGATTTCCAGATCGTCTACTCCGACACGCCCGGCATCCTGAAGCCCTCGTACAAGTTGCAGGAGTCGATGATGAAGTTCGTGACGGGCGCCCTGACCGACGCCGATGTGATCCTCTACGTCACGGACACCGTGGAGCAGAGCGAACGCTCGGCCGAAATCGTCGACAGCATCCGCCGGAGCGGCATTCCGACCGTCGTGGTCATCAACAAGATCGACCTCTCGACGCCCGAAGCGCTCGAAGCGCTGGTCGACAAATGGCAGGCCGAAATCCCCGGGGCGCAGGTCGTCCCCACGTCGGCCAAGGAGAATTTCAACATCGAAGGGCTGTTCCGGACCATCCTCTCGCTGCTGCCCGAAGGCCCGGCGTTCTACCCCAAGGATACGCTCACGGACAAGACGCTGCGCTTCTTCGCCTCGGAGATCATCCGCGAGAAGATCCTCAAATTCTACGACAAGGAGATCCCCTACTGCTGCGAAATCGAGATCGAAAGTTACAAGGAGGAGCCGACGATCGACCGCATCGCGGCGACGATCTACGTGGCCCGCGACTCGCAGAAGGGCATCCTGATCGGCCACAAGGGCGAGAAGCTGAAGAGAGTCGGACAGACGGCGCGCGAAGACATGGAACAGTTCCTCGGCAAGAAGGTTTTCCTCCAGTTGTTCGTCAAGGTCAGCGACGACTGGCGCAACAACGAACGGCAATTACGCAGGTTCGGATACGAACAGGAATAA
- a CDS encoding DUF4294 domain-containing protein yields MKKWILLIALLAAALSQAQAQGGRGFWHQEWTVEKGDSIPLVHVLPVYVFSRPVDLRRYRRLVDAVKKVYPIAQIAKAKMATMEEELCRLPTKKAQKEYIKQIYHEIKDEYTPVLKHMTRTQGRVLLKLIDRETEYTAYEVLKEFRGGFVAGFWQGVSKIFGQNLKSEYDREGEDRMIEQIVIYYEAGLLR; encoded by the coding sequence TTGAAAAAGTGGATACTCCTCATCGCCCTGCTCGCCGCCGCGCTTTCCCAAGCGCAGGCGCAGGGAGGCCGTGGCTTCTGGCATCAGGAGTGGACGGTCGAGAAGGGCGATTCGATCCCGCTGGTCCACGTCCTGCCGGTCTACGTCTTCAGCCGCCCGGTCGACCTGCGCCGCTACCGCCGGCTGGTGGACGCCGTGAAAAAGGTCTACCCCATCGCGCAGATCGCCAAGGCCAAGATGGCGACGATGGAGGAGGAGTTGTGCCGCCTGCCGACCAAAAAGGCCCAGAAGGAGTATATCAAACAAATCTACCACGAGATCAAGGACGAATACACCCCCGTGCTGAAACACATGACCCGCACGCAGGGCCGCGTGCTGCTGAAACTCATCGACCGCGAAACCGAATACACCGCCTACGAGGTGTTGAAGGAGTTCCGCGGCGGTTTCGTGGCGGGATTCTGGCAGGGCGTCTCGAAAATCTTCGGTCAGAACCTCAAGTCGGAATACGACAGGGAGGGCGAGGACCGGATGATCGAGCAAATCGTGATTTATTACGAAGCCGGACTGCTCCGGTAG
- a CDS encoding tetratricopeptide repeat protein, giving the protein MRKLIAGIILGTALLCGTKAHAQYNREYFFWVGRSCMMNNDYQEAIRTLNTLLRFDEDAFEGYFLRGIAKYNLDDLLGAEDDFSTAIRLNPVYTQAYTYRAITRSRLGNYDDALQDFREAIELRPDLPGPYYSRGVTRLLNQQFKEAIDDFDKFIRQENKVADAFICRGLSYLHLKDTTRAYENFNTAIRTNRENPNGYNRRGGLHLQQEQYKEAEADFNKAIECDSAYLLSYFNRALVYNATNRPMQALADFDKVIQLDSTNSLTYFNRAMLRTQIGDYNHALEDYDKVALYSPNNVLVYYNRAGVYAQLGEIERAVEDYTSAIKLYPDFANAYIYRGRLRELLRDPQGAKEDRSIAQRKIAEYRSRLNDSTYSIYADTTQRFDRLLSFDSKFAGGSFDRITGHNGGHEEMRLLPLFKFTLMRPDSVPAAKPYHLQRVDDFKKRIGNEYLTLSCRESNIAPDTLVMLDKQYVQELNASNPAWTVLFERAVTQSLIKQYTNSVSTYSSAIELNPSNPFLYLNRSTTRAEMIDFISSIDNSYQRITIDSDPANRLNNNSKRTYSYDEAVADLNKAVKLFPDFAYAYYNRANLLALSGSLPEAFEDYTKAISLNPAFAEAYYNRGIIQLFMKDTRKGCLDLSKAGELGITEAYEVLKRYASLDN; this is encoded by the coding sequence ATGCGGAAACTCATCGCCGGAATCATATTGGGAACCGCCCTGCTGTGCGGCACGAAAGCCCACGCACAGTACAACCGGGAATATTTTTTCTGGGTCGGACGTTCGTGCATGATGAACAACGACTACCAGGAGGCCATCCGCACGCTGAACACCCTGCTGCGCTTCGACGAGGACGCTTTCGAAGGCTACTTCCTGCGCGGCATCGCCAAATACAACCTCGACGACCTGCTGGGCGCCGAGGACGATTTCTCGACGGCCATCCGGCTCAATCCCGTCTACACGCAGGCCTACACCTACCGCGCCATCACGCGCTCGCGTCTGGGCAACTACGACGACGCTTTGCAGGACTTCCGCGAGGCGATCGAGCTGCGCCCCGACCTGCCTGGCCCCTATTACAGCCGCGGCGTGACGCGCCTGCTGAACCAGCAGTTCAAGGAGGCCATCGACGATTTCGACAAGTTCATCCGCCAGGAGAACAAGGTGGCCGACGCCTTCATCTGCCGGGGATTGAGCTACCTCCACCTGAAAGACACCACGCGCGCCTACGAGAATTTTAACACCGCGATACGCACCAACCGCGAGAATCCCAACGGCTATAACCGCCGCGGCGGGCTGCACCTCCAGCAGGAACAGTACAAGGAGGCCGAGGCGGATTTCAACAAGGCCATCGAGTGCGATTCGGCCTACCTGCTCTCCTACTTCAACCGCGCGCTGGTCTACAACGCCACCAACCGCCCGATGCAGGCGCTGGCCGATTTCGACAAGGTGATCCAGCTCGATTCGACCAACTCGCTGACCTATTTCAACCGCGCGATGCTGCGCACGCAGATCGGCGACTACAACCACGCGCTGGAGGATTACGACAAAGTGGCGCTCTACTCGCCCAACAACGTGCTGGTCTACTACAACCGCGCAGGCGTCTACGCCCAGCTGGGCGAGATCGAGCGCGCCGTGGAGGACTACACCTCGGCCATCAAGCTATACCCCGACTTCGCCAACGCCTACATCTACCGCGGCCGGCTGCGCGAACTGCTCCGCGACCCGCAGGGCGCCAAAGAGGACCGCTCGATCGCCCAGCGGAAAATCGCCGAATACCGTTCGCGCCTGAACGACAGCACCTATTCGATCTACGCCGACACCACGCAGCGCTTCGACCGCCTGCTGTCGTTCGACAGCAAGTTCGCCGGAGGCAGCTTCGACCGCATCACGGGCCACAACGGCGGACACGAGGAGATGCGCCTGCTGCCGCTGTTCAAGTTCACGCTCATGCGCCCCGACTCGGTTCCCGCAGCCAAACCCTATCACCTGCAACGCGTCGACGATTTCAAGAAGCGCATCGGCAACGAATACCTCACCCTCTCGTGCCGCGAGAGCAACATCGCGCCCGACACGCTGGTGATGCTCGACAAGCAGTATGTGCAGGAGCTTAACGCAAGCAACCCCGCATGGACCGTGCTCTTCGAACGCGCCGTCACGCAGTCGCTCATCAAGCAGTACACCAATTCGGTGAGCACCTATTCGTCGGCCATCGAGTTGAACCCGTCGAACCCGTTCCTCTACCTGAACCGCTCGACGACGCGCGCCGAGATGATCGACTTCATCTCGTCGATCGACAACTCCTACCAGCGGATCACGATCGACTCGGACCCCGCCAACCGACTGAACAACAATTCGAAACGCACGTACAGCTACGACGAGGCGGTGGCCGACCTGAACAAGGCCGTGAAGCTCTTCCCCGACTTCGCCTACGCCTACTACAACCGCGCCAACCTGCTGGCCCTCTCGGGCAGCCTGCCCGAGGCGTTCGAGGACTACACCAAAGCCATCTCACTCAACCCCGCATTCGCCGAGGCCTACTACAACCGCGGCATCATCCAGCTGTTTATGAAAGACACCCGCAAGGGCTGCCTCGACCTCTCGAAAGCCGGCGAACTGGGAATCACCGAAGCCTACGAGGTGCTGAAACGCTACGCATCACTGGATAACTAA
- a CDS encoding MFS transporter, producing the protein MAETIQRKLNDSPAARWTALLLIASTMFFGYMFVDLMSPLQSMIEAQRGWTPDVFGMYGSSEFILNVFGFLILAGIILDKMGVRFTGQLSASLMFIGACLKYYAVSDSFAGSGIETWLGSWWTSFPASAKLASLGFMIFGCGMEMAGITVSKAIAKWFEGKEMALAMGLEMAIARVGVFAIFSISPWLADMAPATVVRPVAFCTVLLLIGLLTFVIFSFMDRKLDKQLGLDSRGGGGSEEEFKVSDLKYILSSKVFWIIAFLCVLYYSAIFPFQRFATNMLESNLGVSAQTAADIFRWFPMGAAAITPFLGRYLDHKGKGATMLILGAILMIVCHLTFAFVLPEFPSKPVAYGSIVLLGISFSLVPAALWPSVPKIVETRYLGSAYSLIFWIQNIGLCLFPMLFGFALKYFNAGRTEGMPYDYTRPMLIFVACGVLAMLLGLWLKAEDRKKKYGLELPNIKK; encoded by the coding sequence ATGGCAGAAACTATCCAACGTAAACTCAACGACTCGCCCGCAGCCCGATGGACGGCGTTGTTGCTCATCGCGTCCACGATGTTTTTCGGTTACATGTTCGTCGACCTGATGTCGCCGCTGCAAAGCATGATCGAGGCACAGCGCGGATGGACCCCCGACGTATTCGGCATGTACGGCAGTTCGGAGTTCATACTCAACGTCTTCGGATTTCTGATCCTCGCAGGCATCATCCTCGACAAGATGGGCGTGCGGTTCACCGGCCAACTGTCGGCTTCGCTGATGTTCATCGGCGCCTGTCTGAAATACTACGCCGTGAGCGACTCGTTCGCGGGTTCGGGCATCGAAACGTGGCTCGGCTCGTGGTGGACCTCGTTCCCCGCCTCGGCCAAACTGGCGTCGCTGGGCTTTATGATCTTCGGCTGCGGCATGGAGATGGCCGGCATCACCGTATCAAAAGCCATAGCCAAGTGGTTCGAAGGCAAGGAGATGGCTCTGGCCATGGGGCTTGAGATGGCCATTGCCCGCGTCGGCGTTTTCGCCATCTTCTCCATTTCGCCGTGGCTCGCCGACATGGCTCCCGCAACGGTCGTACGACCGGTGGCATTCTGCACCGTGCTGCTGCTGATCGGCCTGCTGACGTTCGTGATCTTCTCCTTCATGGACCGCAAACTGGACAAACAACTGGGTCTCGACAGCCGGGGCGGAGGCGGCAGCGAGGAGGAGTTCAAGGTCAGCGACCTGAAGTACATCTTGAGCAGCAAGGTGTTCTGGATCATCGCGTTCCTCTGCGTGCTCTACTATTCGGCCATCTTCCCCTTCCAGCGCTTCGCCACCAACATGCTGGAGAGCAACCTCGGCGTATCGGCCCAGACCGCAGCCGACATTTTCCGCTGGTTCCCGATGGGCGCGGCGGCCATCACCCCCTTCCTGGGCCGATACCTCGACCACAAGGGCAAGGGCGCCACGATGCTCATTTTAGGCGCCATTCTGATGATCGTCTGCCACCTGACCTTCGCCTTCGTGCTCCCGGAGTTCCCGAGCAAGCCCGTCGCCTACGGCTCGATCGTCCTGCTCGGCATCTCGTTCTCGCTGGTTCCGGCCGCACTCTGGCCCTCGGTTCCGAAGATCGTGGAGACGCGCTATCTGGGTTCCGCCTATTCGCTGATATTCTGGATTCAGAACATCGGACTGTGCCTTTTCCCGATGCTCTTCGGCTTCGCACTCAAATATTTCAACGCCGGACGGACCGAGGGAATGCCCTACGACTACACCCGTCCGATGCTGATTTTCGTCGCATGCGGCGTGCTGGCGATGCTGCTGGGACTGTGGCTCAAAGCGGAAGACCGGAAAAAGAAATACGGGCTGGAACTGCCCAATATCAAGAAGTAG
- the ffh gene encoding signal recognition particle protein: MFENLTDKLERSFKILKGEGRITEINVAETLKEIRRALIDADVNYKVAKTFTDEVKQKALGQDVLKAVKPGQMMTKIVRDELAELMGGTATDIRLEGTPAVILIAGLQGSGKTTFSGKLASLLKSKKGRQVLLVAGDVYRPAAIDQLKVLGGQIGVEVYTEEGNRNPVEIAENGIKYARQKNYNVVIVDTAGRLAVDEAMMQEITAIKAAVKPSETLFVVDAMTGQDAVNTAREFNERLDFDGVVLTKLDGDTRGGAAISIRSVVNKPLKFISSGEKMDALQVFHPERMADRILGMGDVVSLVERAQEQFDEEEARKLKKKLVKNQFNFNDFISQIQQIKKMGNLKDLASMLPGMGKMLKNVDIPDDVFKQTEAIISSMTPAEREHPEIINARRRERIAKGSGTTMADVNRLMKQFDDTRKMMKAVAGGGMKMPKMPGGMMRR; this comes from the coding sequence ATGTTTGAAAATTTAACAGATAAACTCGAACGGTCGTTCAAAATTCTCAAAGGCGAGGGGCGCATCACCGAGATCAACGTCGCGGAGACGCTCAAGGAGATCCGCCGCGCGCTGATCGACGCCGACGTCAACTACAAGGTCGCCAAGACCTTTACCGACGAAGTGAAGCAGAAAGCCCTGGGCCAGGACGTGCTCAAAGCCGTCAAGCCGGGACAGATGATGACCAAGATCGTCCGCGACGAGCTGGCCGAACTGATGGGCGGCACGGCCACGGACATCCGGCTGGAGGGCACGCCTGCGGTGATTCTGATCGCGGGTCTGCAAGGTTCGGGTAAGACGACCTTCTCGGGCAAGCTGGCTTCGCTGCTCAAGTCGAAGAAGGGCCGCCAGGTGCTGCTGGTGGCAGGCGACGTTTACCGTCCCGCAGCCATCGACCAGCTGAAAGTGCTCGGCGGACAGATCGGCGTGGAGGTCTACACCGAGGAGGGTAACAGGAATCCTGTCGAGATCGCCGAGAACGGTATCAAGTACGCCCGGCAGAAGAATTACAACGTGGTGATCGTCGACACCGCGGGCCGTCTGGCCGTGGACGAGGCGATGATGCAGGAGATCACGGCCATCAAGGCCGCCGTGAAACCTTCGGAGACGCTGTTCGTCGTCGACGCCATGACGGGTCAGGACGCCGTGAACACCGCCCGGGAGTTCAACGAACGGCTGGACTTCGACGGCGTGGTCCTCACCAAACTCGACGGCGACACCCGCGGCGGTGCGGCCATTTCGATCCGTTCGGTGGTCAACAAGCCCCTCAAGTTCATTTCGAGCGGCGAGAAGATGGACGCCTTGCAGGTGTTCCACCCCGAGCGCATGGCCGACCGAATCCTGGGCATGGGCGACGTGGTGTCGCTCGTGGAACGCGCGCAGGAGCAGTTCGACGAGGAGGAGGCCCGCAAGCTCAAAAAGAAACTGGTCAAAAACCAGTTCAACTTCAACGACTTCATCTCGCAGATTCAGCAGATCAAGAAGATGGGCAACCTCAAGGACCTCGCTTCGATGCTCCCCGGCATGGGCAAGATGCTCAAGAACGTGGACATTCCGGACGATGTGTTCAAGCAGACCGAGGCGATCATCTCGTCGATGACCCCCGCCGAGCGCGAGCATCCCGAGATCATCAACGCCCGCCGGCGCGAACGCATCGCCAAAGGTTCGGGTACGACGATGGCCGACGTCAACCGCCTGATGAAACAGTTCGACGACACGCGCAAGATGATGAAGGCCGTGGCCGGCGGCGGCATGAAGATGCCCAAGATGCCGGGCGGAATGATGCGGCGATAG